The Arachis hypogaea cultivar Tifrunner chromosome 16, arahy.Tifrunner.gnm2.J5K5, whole genome shotgun sequence genome contains a region encoding:
- the LOC112758499 gene encoding probable serine/threonine-protein kinase WNK4 isoform X2, whose protein sequence is MKAIKGWARQILQGLVYLHGHKPPIIHRDLKCDNIFVNGNHGEVKIGDLGLATVMQQPTARSVIGTPEFMAPELYEEEYNELVDVYSFGMCMLEMVTFEYPYSECKNPAQIYKKVTSGIKPNSLNRVSDPQIKEFINKCLVPASERLSAEELLKDPFLQVECSKDPILNPLNSPNKSPKAIDRPKSGPLSIDFEADSKHVSVFTCAENSHGSSHCPLLEVRRTYKNNEFKLKGTKNDDNSVSLILRIADSCGQVRNIHFLFYLETDTAVSVASEMVENLELPDHDVAFIAELIDYLIMKLLPQCKPSNEGNSHSQCPVPSSARTEVIFYQDNAQCPVQTNAPSELVFNQENSTPVDSNQAEDFDTANRSFVFNNGDNAAFVGEYNSSLSLSSLEDQDWQEPAEADIAIEDACTKNEYCLDSDADRSEKGLSWSTLEMKLADTFWECCKLQATNCAAESIVLKGISKNSSHSTIPAFWGTPNALSLTSSNSSLSPTDKDIDHELEHELDAIESHYELWFQELSRQKLEALEATRKKWTERKKLIVH, encoded by the exons ATGAAAGCCATAAAAGGTTGGGCTCGACAAATTCTTCAAGGTCTGGTATATCTTCACGGTCACAAGCCGCCTATTATTCACAGAGACTTGAAATGTGATAACATCTTTGTAAATGGGAACCATGGAGAAGTCAAGATCGGAGATCTCGGTTTGGCAACTGTCATGCAGCAACCAACTGCTCGAAGTGTTATTG GGACGCCCGAGTTTATGGCTCCAGAACTATATGAAGAGGAATACAATGAACTCGTGGATGTCTATTCTTTTGGGATGTGCATGTTGGAAATGGTTACTTTTGAGTACCCATATAGCGAATGCAAGAATCCAGCTCAAATTTACAAGAAAGTTACCTCT GGCATCAAACCGAATTCCCTTAACAGGGTGAGTGATCCCCAAATTAAGGAGTTTATCAACAAATGTCTTGTTCCTGCATCTGAGAGGTTGTCTGCAGAGGAGCTTCTTAAAGATCCATTTCTGCAAGTCGAGTGTTCCAAGGATCCAATCCTTAATCCCTTAAACTCACCTAATAAATCTCCAAAGGCTATAGATAGGCCGAAATCTGGTCCTTTATCTATAGACTTCGAGGCTGACTCCAAACATGTGTCTGTGTTTACCTGTGCTGAAAACAGCCATGGAAGTTCACATTGTCCACTTCTGGAAGTTCGGCGTACATATAAAAACAATGAGTTTAAATTGAAAGGGACCAAAAATGATGATAACTCGGTGTCATTAATCTTGCGTATTGCTGATTCTTGCG GTCAAGTAAGGAATATACATTTCCTCTTCTACCTTGAGACAGATACTGCAGTTTCTGTGGCATCAGAGATGGTTGAAAATTTGGAGCTGCCCGATCATGATGTAGCCTTCATAGCTGAGCTTATTGATTACTTGATAATGAAGCTATTACCTCAGTGTAAGCCGTCGAATGAAGGAAATAGTCATAGTCAGTGTCCTGTGCCAAGCAGTGCTCGCACTGAAGTGATTTTTTATCAAGACAACGCACAGTGTCCTGTCCAAACCAATGCTCCCTCTGAATTGGTTTTCAATCAAGAGAACTCGACTCCAGTTGATTCTAACCAAGCAGAAGATTTTGATACAGCCAACAGAAGCTTCGTGTTTAACAATGGTGATAATGCTGCTTTTGTTGGTGAGTATAATTCTTCTCTGAGTTTGAGTAGCTTGGAAGATCAAGATTGGCAAGAACCGGCAGAGGCTGATATAGCCATTGAAGATGCTTGCACGAAAAATGAATACTGTCTTGATTCTGATGCTGATAGGAGTGAGAAGGGATTAAGTTGGTCAACCTTAGAAATGAAGCTGGCTGATACATTCTGGGAATGTTGTAAATTGCAGGCTACAAACTGTGCTGCCGAAAGCATTGTACTGAAAGGAATCTCAAAGAACTCTTCTCACTCTACAATCCCAGCCTTTTGGGGAACACCTAATGCTTTGAGCTTGACAAGCAGCAATTCTTCTTTGTCTCCAACCGACAAAGACATCGATCACGAGCTAGAGCATGAACTCGATGCGATCGAATCACACTATGAGCTTTGGTTCCAAGAACTTTCAAGACAGAAGTTGGAAGCATTGGAAGCCACCAGAAAGAAATGGACAGAAAGGAAGAAACTGATTGTTCATTGA
- the LOC112758499 gene encoding probable serine/threonine-protein kinase WNK10 isoform X1 has protein sequence MDSDSVLALPESNGFKTRDSHDFEEDFVEKDPTGRYLRYNEMLGKGAFKTVYRGFDEVDGLEVAWNQVRIDELLGSADDVAKLYSEVNLLKSVNHENIIKFYNSWIDDKKKTVNIITELFTSGNLRQYRKKHRYVDMKAIKGWARQILQGLVYLHGHKPPIIHRDLKCDNIFVNGNHGEVKIGDLGLATVMQQPTARSVIGTPEFMAPELYEEEYNELVDVYSFGMCMLEMVTFEYPYSECKNPAQIYKKVTSGIKPNSLNRVSDPQIKEFINKCLVPASERLSAEELLKDPFLQVECSKDPILNPLNSPNKSPKAIDRPKSGPLSIDFEADSKHVSVFTCAENSHGSSHCPLLEVRRTYKNNEFKLKGTKNDDNSVSLILRIADSCGQVRNIHFLFYLETDTAVSVASEMVENLELPDHDVAFIAELIDYLIMKLLPQCKPSNEGNSHSQCPVPSSARTEVIFYQDNAQCPVQTNAPSELVFNQENSTPVDSNQAEDFDTANRSFVFNNGDNAAFVGEYNSSLSLSSLEDQDWQEPAEADIAIEDACTKNEYCLDSDADRSEKGLSWSTLEMKLADTFWECCKLQATNCAAESIVLKGISKNSSHSTIPAFWGTPNALSLTSSNSSLSPTDKDIDHELEHELDAIESHYELWFQELSRQKLEALEATRKKWTERKKLIVH, from the exons ATGGATTCTGATTCTGTGTTGGCATTGCCTGAGAGCAATGGATTCAAAACAAGGGACAGTCATGATTTTGAGGAAGACTTTGTAGAGAAAGATCCTACCGGCCGCTATCTTAGA TACAATGAAATGTTGGGCAAGGGTGCTTTCAAGACTGT TTATAGGGGCTTTGATGAAGTTGACGGATTAGAAGTTGCTTGGAACCAAGTCAGGATTGATGAACTCCTGGGATCTGCAGATGACGTTGCAAAGTTGTACTCCGAAGTAAACCTATTGAAGTCTGTGAACCACGAAAACATCATTAAGTTCTATAATTCTTGGATTGATGATAAGAAGAAAACTGTTAACATTATTACTGAGCTCTTCACATCTGGAAACCTAAGACA ATACCGGAAGAAGCACAGATATGTTGACATGAAAGCCATAAAAGGTTGGGCTCGACAAATTCTTCAAGGTCTGGTATATCTTCACGGTCACAAGCCGCCTATTATTCACAGAGACTTGAAATGTGATAACATCTTTGTAAATGGGAACCATGGAGAAGTCAAGATCGGAGATCTCGGTTTGGCAACTGTCATGCAGCAACCAACTGCTCGAAGTGTTATTG GGACGCCCGAGTTTATGGCTCCAGAACTATATGAAGAGGAATACAATGAACTCGTGGATGTCTATTCTTTTGGGATGTGCATGTTGGAAATGGTTACTTTTGAGTACCCATATAGCGAATGCAAGAATCCAGCTCAAATTTACAAGAAAGTTACCTCT GGCATCAAACCGAATTCCCTTAACAGGGTGAGTGATCCCCAAATTAAGGAGTTTATCAACAAATGTCTTGTTCCTGCATCTGAGAGGTTGTCTGCAGAGGAGCTTCTTAAAGATCCATTTCTGCAAGTCGAGTGTTCCAAGGATCCAATCCTTAATCCCTTAAACTCACCTAATAAATCTCCAAAGGCTATAGATAGGCCGAAATCTGGTCCTTTATCTATAGACTTCGAGGCTGACTCCAAACATGTGTCTGTGTTTACCTGTGCTGAAAACAGCCATGGAAGTTCACATTGTCCACTTCTGGAAGTTCGGCGTACATATAAAAACAATGAGTTTAAATTGAAAGGGACCAAAAATGATGATAACTCGGTGTCATTAATCTTGCGTATTGCTGATTCTTGCG GTCAAGTAAGGAATATACATTTCCTCTTCTACCTTGAGACAGATACTGCAGTTTCTGTGGCATCAGAGATGGTTGAAAATTTGGAGCTGCCCGATCATGATGTAGCCTTCATAGCTGAGCTTATTGATTACTTGATAATGAAGCTATTACCTCAGTGTAAGCCGTCGAATGAAGGAAATAGTCATAGTCAGTGTCCTGTGCCAAGCAGTGCTCGCACTGAAGTGATTTTTTATCAAGACAACGCACAGTGTCCTGTCCAAACCAATGCTCCCTCTGAATTGGTTTTCAATCAAGAGAACTCGACTCCAGTTGATTCTAACCAAGCAGAAGATTTTGATACAGCCAACAGAAGCTTCGTGTTTAACAATGGTGATAATGCTGCTTTTGTTGGTGAGTATAATTCTTCTCTGAGTTTGAGTAGCTTGGAAGATCAAGATTGGCAAGAACCGGCAGAGGCTGATATAGCCATTGAAGATGCTTGCACGAAAAATGAATACTGTCTTGATTCTGATGCTGATAGGAGTGAGAAGGGATTAAGTTGGTCAACCTTAGAAATGAAGCTGGCTGATACATTCTGGGAATGTTGTAAATTGCAGGCTACAAACTGTGCTGCCGAAAGCATTGTACTGAAAGGAATCTCAAAGAACTCTTCTCACTCTACAATCCCAGCCTTTTGGGGAACACCTAATGCTTTGAGCTTGACAAGCAGCAATTCTTCTTTGTCTCCAACCGACAAAGACATCGATCACGAGCTAGAGCATGAACTCGATGCGATCGAATCACACTATGAGCTTTGGTTCCAAGAACTTTCAAGACAGAAGTTGGAAGCATTGGAAGCCACCAGAAAGAAATGGACAGAAAGGAAGAAACTGATTGTTCATTGA
- the LOC112758503 gene encoding uncharacterized protein: MEFCPTCGNMLQYEQPNLGRPSRFYCPTCPYVCHIENMVKIKRKQLLVRKEIEPVISQDDMKNAPTAEVPCPRCSHDKAAYTEFQTRSADEPATIFYLCLNEKCKHQWRED, from the exons ATGGAGTTTTGCCCAACTTGTGGAAACATGTTGCAGTATGAACAGCCTAATCTGGGTCGCCCCTCTAGATTTTATTGTCCAACTTGCCCCTACGTTTGCCACATTGAGAACATG GTCAAGATTAAGAGAAAGCAGTTGTTGGTGAGGAAAGAGATAGAGCCAGTTATCTCACAAGATGACATGAAGAATGCTCCCACAGCTGAgg TGCCATGCCCAAGATGCAGTCATGATAAAGCTGCTTACACAGAGTTTCAGACTCGTTCAGCTGATGAGCCAGCAACTATATTTTACTTGTGCCTGAATGAGAAGTGTAAGCACCAATGGCGTGAAGATTAA